Proteins from a single region of Ziziphus jujuba cultivar Dongzao chromosome 1, ASM3175591v1:
- the LOC107425814 gene encoding putative GDP-L-fucose synthase 2, producing the protein MGSATNETTSDSFISDKSAKIFVAGHRGLVGSAIVRKLQALGYSNLVLRTHAALDLTRQTDVESFFATEKPQFVVLAAAKVGGIHANNTYPADFIAINLQIQTNVIDSAYRYGAKKLLFLGSSCIYPKFAPQPIPEDALLTGPLEPTNEWYAVAKIAGIKMCQAYRIQYGWDAISGMPTNLYGPYDNFHPENSHVLPALMRRFHEAKVKGAKEVVVWGTGSPLREFLHVDDLADAVVFLMNKYSGLEHVNVGSGKEVTIKELAELVKEVVGFEGELVWDSTKPDGTPRKLMDSAKLAGLGWTPKISLKDGLVDTYKWYLENVKQ; encoded by the exons ATGGGTAGCGCTACCAACG AAACCACATCGGACTCTTTCATCTCCGATAAATCAGCAAAGATCTTCGTGGCCGGACACCGTGGCTTGGTCGGCTCTGCCATTGTCCGCAAGCTCCAAGCTTTGGGCTATTCCAATCTGGTCCTTCGCACACACGCCGCGCTCGATCTTACCCGACAAACCGATGTCGAGTCCTTCTTCGCCACCGAGAAGCCCCAATTCGTCGTCCTTGCCGCAGCCAAAGTAGGCGGTATCCACGCAAACAATACGTATCCGGCTGATTTCATCGCCATCAACCTCCAAATTCAGACCAACGTCATCGACTCTGCTTACCGATATGGCGCCAAGAAGCTCTTATTCTTGGGTTCATCTTGCATCTATCCCAAATTCGCTCCCCAACCCATTCCCGAAGATGCTTTGCTGACCGGCCCATTGGAACCCACCAACGAATGGTACGCCGTGGCCAAGATCGCCGGCATCAAGATGTGCCAGGCTTATCGGATCCAGTACGGCTGGGATGCCATTTCGGGTATGCCCACAAATCTATACGGCCCGTATGACAATTTCCACCCCGAGAATTCGCATGTTTTGCCGGCATTGATGAGGCGGTTTCACGAGGCCAAGGTGAAGGGTGCGAAGGAAGTGGTGGTATGGGGCACTGGTAGCCCTTTGAGGGAGTTTTTGCACGTAGACGACTTGGCGGATGCGGTGGTTTTCTTGATGAACAAGTATAGTGGGTTGGAGCATGTGAATGTTGGGAGTGGTAAGGAAGTGACGATCAAGGAACTTGCTGAGTTGGTGAAGGAGGTAGTGGGGTTTGAGGGAGAGCTCGTATGGGACTCGACTAAGCCTGATGGTACTCCGAGGAAGCTCATGGATAGCGCAAAACTAGCGGGGTTGGGTTGGACTCCCAAGATCTCGCTCAAGGATGGTCTTGTTGATACCTATAAGTGGTACTTAGAGAATgtgaaacaataa